A single region of the Psychrobacter alimentarius genome encodes:
- a CDS encoding RNA pyrophosphohydrolase, which translates to MIDADGFRANVGIILANTQGQVLWAKRIGHNAWQFPQGGIDRGETPMDAMYRELWEEVGLHPRHVDLLAVTQDWLRYRLPKRYVRHGQHPLCIGQKQKWFLLRLDEPNTQHIRFDEGKPEFDHWQWVSYWYPLGQVIHFKRGVYRRALQELVRELPLKQELIIPEQDNHLLVE; encoded by the coding sequence ATGATAGATGCAGACGGCTTTCGCGCCAATGTCGGCATCATCTTGGCAAATACACAAGGGCAAGTACTGTGGGCAAAACGCATTGGTCACAACGCTTGGCAGTTTCCGCAAGGTGGTATCGACCGCGGGGAGACGCCGATGGATGCGATGTATCGAGAGCTCTGGGAAGAGGTCGGCTTACATCCGCGTCATGTAGACTTATTGGCAGTGACGCAAGATTGGTTGCGTTATCGGCTGCCAAAACGTTATGTACGGCATGGACAGCACCCTTTATGTATTGGGCAAAAACAGAAATGGTTTTTGCTACGCTTAGATGAGCCAAATACACAACATATCCGCTTTGATGAAGGGAAACCAGAGTTTGATCATTGGCAATGGGTCAGTTACTGGTATCCACTCGGACAAGTAATTCACTTTAAACGTGGGGTATATCGTCGCGCTTTGCAAGAGTTGGTGCGCGAACTCCCCCTAAAACAAGAGCTGATTATTCCTGAGCAAGACAACCACTTATTGGTGGAATAA
- a CDS encoding NRDE family protein, with protein sequence MCIVAIAWQLFDELPLVLLSNRDEFLERPTQELHQWSDQPIYAGRDNQSGGTWLGIHQEAHDGVYQQNGRWAAILNFRDGVQAGRDERSRGELVTEFLTSALSPMDFARNIRLQDYAGFNLIIGDATQAVIVNNRGHAPTPLYAGLHVISNGQPEDSWFKTERLRGRLRQEVLPLIAENNSPEYWQQAAFDVLSDTVQAPKEHLPHTGVAVEIEHVLSSVYIKPVAFGNGAKDVPTYGTRTQSIVTLTKNSETSTTVIAEITSRECAYAS encoded by the coding sequence ATGTGTATTGTCGCCATTGCTTGGCAATTATTTGATGAGCTGCCTTTGGTATTACTCTCTAATCGTGATGAGTTTTTAGAGCGTCCAACACAAGAGTTGCATCAGTGGTCTGATCAGCCCATCTATGCCGGACGTGACAACCAAAGCGGCGGTACGTGGTTAGGGATTCACCAAGAAGCGCATGATGGTGTATATCAACAAAATGGACGCTGGGCGGCGATCTTAAATTTTCGTGATGGTGTGCAAGCTGGTCGTGATGAGCGCTCACGTGGTGAGCTTGTGACTGAGTTTTTAACCAGTGCTTTAAGTCCGATGGATTTTGCGCGAAATATCAGATTGCAAGATTATGCCGGCTTTAATCTGATTATTGGTGATGCAACGCAAGCGGTTATTGTTAATAATCGTGGCCATGCTCCCACACCGTTGTACGCAGGATTGCATGTGATATCCAACGGTCAACCAGAAGACAGTTGGTTCAAAACTGAACGATTACGCGGCAGGCTGCGGCAAGAAGTACTGCCTCTCATTGCTGAAAATAACTCACCTGAATACTGGCAACAGGCTGCTTTTGACGTATTGTCCGATACTGTGCAAGCACCCAAAGAGCATTTGCCGCATACAGGTGTGGCTGTTGAAATTGAGCACGTCTTATCGTCTGTTTATATTAAGCCGGTTGCTTTTGGCAATGGAGCAAAAGATGTACCAACCTATGGCACACGCACGCAAAGTATTGTGACTTTGACCAAAAATAGTGAAACAAGTACAACTGTCATTGCAGAGATAACCAGTCGAGAATGTGCTTACGCCTCGTAA
- a CDS encoding DUF4139 domain-containing protein, translated as MKARPILWSLSTYDVCALSPLSLMSRCFVLPLVFGGSAILGLSSAQAAISSIEQVTVYQGLASVTRALPITGSGEQTVVFSCLSPYIDKESLSVQSMGNVNIGEVSIQELAGEQATQCQYRGNAKAQQNTLASINAELEAARLAKAYLQNLTIVTQVNMDGTIANNARDIETQAASLNQKILEIEQRRVSAQDTLNQLMTGNSTSISNNVTQVSVRTASRAPSTLKLHYQVQGAGWKPTYQARLNTNSDQLNITASAIIAQQTGENWTNVPVILSTANPNQSTTGQLPYVPRLSLYEENQNVEHVPPMADNTPVVVSGREEYGNAIAGSSLPSFAISSQNKNGLIEYRLPQLVTIPSGGRRVRTVIGEQSGSSKLWVRSTPSIETAAYWYASAPFLTSDWVDGSLQLYRDDNYVGQSRYNYQMLKEQGIGFGRDPNIMVKEIINEDKQGEKGVLSRQQILTTTKAYQFANQHNRSVRLQVLGSEPISRDDSLKVSVTHTPPVTKRNWNDNQGMVAWEFDLPSKQSQVIRSTSQISYPANKILNGN; from the coding sequence ATGAAAGCACGCCCAATCCTCTGGTCTTTATCGACTTATGATGTATGCGCATTATCGCCGCTTAGTTTAATGAGTAGATGCTTTGTTTTGCCGCTTGTATTTGGTGGCAGTGCCATATTGGGATTGTCTAGCGCACAGGCGGCAATAAGTAGTATCGAGCAAGTGACCGTTTACCAAGGCTTGGCAAGCGTCACACGGGCATTACCGATCACAGGGAGTGGTGAGCAAACCGTTGTATTTTCGTGCTTATCGCCTTATATTGATAAAGAGAGTCTAAGCGTACAGTCAATGGGTAACGTCAATATTGGTGAAGTCAGTATTCAAGAGTTGGCGGGGGAGCAAGCAACTCAATGTCAATATCGAGGTAATGCTAAGGCTCAGCAAAATACCCTAGCCAGTATCAATGCTGAATTAGAAGCGGCGCGCTTGGCAAAAGCATACTTGCAAAATTTGACCATAGTCACGCAAGTCAATATGGATGGAACTATTGCCAATAACGCACGCGATATAGAGACTCAAGCCGCCAGTCTTAACCAAAAGATTTTGGAGATCGAGCAGCGTCGGGTAAGTGCACAAGACACATTGAATCAGCTGATGACAGGTAATTCAACGTCAATTTCTAATAATGTGACACAAGTGAGTGTACGTACCGCCAGCCGCGCGCCAAGCACTCTTAAATTGCATTATCAGGTACAAGGCGCAGGTTGGAAGCCGACATATCAAGCGCGTCTAAACACCAATAGTGATCAGCTAAATATCACCGCCTCTGCAATCATTGCCCAACAAACGGGCGAGAATTGGACCAACGTCCCTGTGATCCTCAGTACGGCCAACCCCAACCAAAGTACGACAGGACAGCTGCCTTATGTACCGCGCTTATCACTCTATGAAGAAAACCAAAATGTTGAGCATGTACCACCTATGGCGGATAATACGCCTGTCGTGGTCTCTGGAAGAGAAGAGTATGGCAATGCTATTGCTGGATCATCGCTACCAAGCTTTGCCATTAGTAGCCAAAATAAAAACGGTCTCATTGAGTATCGGTTGCCACAACTAGTGACTATTCCCAGTGGTGGTAGACGAGTACGTACGGTCATTGGAGAGCAATCTGGCAGTAGTAAGCTGTGGGTTCGAAGTACGCCCAGTATTGAGACAGCTGCCTATTGGTATGCGTCTGCACCATTCTTAACTTCAGATTGGGTAGATGGGTCATTGCAGCTGTACCGTGACGATAACTACGTTGGACAATCGCGTTACAATTATCAGATGCTAAAAGAGCAGGGGATTGGCTTTGGTCGTGACCCAAACATCATGGTAAAGGAGATAATAAATGAAGACAAGCAGGGTGAGAAAGGCGTGCTGAGTCGGCAGCAAATTTTAACAACAACTAAAGCTTATCAATTTGCCAACCAGCATAACCGATCTGTGCGTTTGCAAGTATTAGGCAGTGAGCCTATCAGTCGCGATGACAGTCTAAAAGTTTCGGTCACTCATACACCGCCTGTCACTAAGCGAAATTGGAATGACAATCAAGGTATGGTAGCGTGGGAATTTGATTTACCAAGTAAGCAGTCACAAGTGATACGCTCGACGTCTCAAATCAGTTATCCTGCCAATAAGATATTGAATGGAAATTAA
- the lgt gene encoding prolipoprotein diacylglyceryl transferase produces MMIHPQYDPVALALGPVEVHWYGLMYLLAFAAAYGLAWYRSTKRDNWTTDMVSDLVFYGALGVILGGRVGYVLFYQFGELLQNPAYLFKVWEGGMSFHGGMIGVLLGMLYFARKYKKTPFQVLDFIVPCVPTGLLFGRIGNYINGELWGRVSDGGYNWLTYFPQAAPFDVQQLQANPQLQELMVEVNGQYLLPRHPSQLYEAFAEGLLLFLFLWWYSSKPRPRMAVTAVFLLGYGISRFIIEFFRQPDADQGFVLLGWLTKGQMLSAPMIIIGFALLIYAYKRGIYDWGKQAAY; encoded by the coding sequence ATGATGATTCATCCTCAGTACGATCCGGTAGCCTTGGCACTTGGACCAGTCGAAGTCCATTGGTATGGCCTCATGTATCTGCTGGCATTTGCCGCAGCTTACGGTTTGGCTTGGTATCGCAGCACCAAACGCGACAATTGGACGACTGATATGGTCTCCGACTTGGTCTTTTATGGTGCCCTTGGCGTTATTTTAGGTGGCCGCGTTGGTTACGTCTTATTTTATCAATTTGGTGAATTGCTACAAAACCCTGCCTATCTGTTCAAAGTTTGGGAAGGCGGCATGTCTTTCCATGGCGGTATGATTGGTGTCTTGCTTGGCATGTTGTACTTTGCCCGCAAATACAAAAAAACACCGTTTCAAGTGCTGGATTTTATCGTGCCTTGCGTACCAACAGGTTTGTTATTTGGCCGTATCGGTAATTATATCAATGGTGAACTATGGGGCCGTGTCTCGGATGGTGGATATAACTGGCTGACCTATTTCCCGCAAGCCGCTCCGTTTGATGTGCAGCAACTACAAGCCAATCCTCAGCTACAAGAATTGATGGTCGAAGTAAACGGACAATACCTATTGCCGCGCCATCCATCGCAGCTATATGAAGCGTTTGCTGAAGGTTTATTATTGTTCCTTTTTCTGTGGTGGTACTCATCAAAACCGCGTCCACGTATGGCCGTCACTGCTGTATTTTTATTAGGTTATGGTATCAGTCGCTTTATCATTGAGTTCTTCCGCCAGCCAGATGCTGACCAAGGGTTTGTGTTGCTTGGATGGCTCACCAAAGGTCAGATGTTAAGTGCGCCAATGATCATTATTGGCTTTGCCTTACTGATTTATGCTTACAAGCGCGGTATTTATGACTGGGGTAAGCAAGCCGCTTATTAA
- a CDS encoding thymidylate synthase, translated as MNSSNLDSKPLNNKNEQAYLNLLHQVLTEGTEKGDRTGTGTLSHFGAQLRFDLASGFPLLTTKKVHFKSIVYELLWFLSGSTHVDYLQKNGVRIWNEWATAEQTARFNRPEGDLGPVYGHQWRNYGASQLDDGSYHNDGVDQITQVVEQIKSNPNSRRLIVSGWNPGEAEQVALPPCHTLFQFFVADNKLSCQLYQRSADLFLGVPFNIASYALLTHMVAQVCGLDVGEFIWTGGDCHIYQNHREQVELQLTRSLYELPTLTLNPDVDDIFAFNYEDISVNGYESHPAIKAKVAV; from the coding sequence ATGAACAGTAGTAACCTTGATAGTAAACCTTTAAATAATAAAAATGAGCAGGCGTATCTGAATTTGCTGCATCAGGTACTAACCGAAGGAACAGAAAAAGGTGACCGTACTGGTACTGGTACACTCAGTCACTTTGGTGCGCAATTGCGCTTTGATTTAGCGTCAGGGTTTCCCTTATTAACCACAAAAAAAGTCCATTTTAAATCCATTGTTTATGAGCTATTGTGGTTTTTGAGTGGTAGCACTCATGTCGATTATCTGCAAAAAAATGGCGTCCGTATTTGGAATGAATGGGCGACAGCAGAACAAACCGCTCGCTTTAATCGTCCTGAAGGCGATTTGGGTCCTGTGTATGGTCACCAATGGCGTAATTATGGTGCAAGCCAGCTTGATGACGGCAGCTACCACAACGATGGCGTCGATCAAATCACACAAGTTGTTGAGCAAATAAAGAGCAATCCCAATTCAAGACGCTTAATCGTATCGGGCTGGAACCCAGGAGAGGCCGAACAAGTCGCCTTGCCGCCCTGCCATACTCTATTTCAGTTCTTTGTCGCTGACAATAAACTGTCATGCCAGCTATATCAGCGCTCAGCAGATTTATTCCTAGGTGTGCCATTCAATATTGCAAGCTACGCGCTCTTGACCCACATGGTCGCACAGGTTTGCGGATTGGACGTTGGTGAGTTTATCTGGACAGGCGGTGATTGCCATATTTATCAAAACCACCGCGAACAGGTTGAGTTGCAATTGACCCGCTCACTTTATGAGCTGCCAACCTTAACACTCAATCCCGATGTTGATGATATTTTTGCTTTCAACTATGAAGATATTAGCGTTAATGGTTATGAGTCACACCCTGCCATCAAAGCAAAAGTCGCTGTATAA
- a CDS encoding dihydrofolate reductase, whose amino-acid sequence MSYAHTEVAQIAAISSNRCIGKNNELPWHISADLQHFKQMTTRQNDSGIQGIVIMGRKTFESMGSKPLPKRVSFIISTQMDYAEQKGLVGKDNAHVVHNLDDALTQAASLAHGAHLDTIWVIGGERVFNDALMYTDRIELTHVNTDIADGDAFYPELPERFKAVKESEQMHDDKSALSFKFVTYKVEA is encoded by the coding sequence ATGAGTTATGCCCACACTGAAGTTGCCCAAATCGCTGCGATTAGTAGCAATCGCTGTATCGGTAAGAACAACGAGTTGCCGTGGCATATCTCAGCAGATTTGCAGCATTTTAAACAGATGACGACCAGACAAAATGATAGTGGCATACAAGGTATTGTCATTATGGGTCGCAAGACATTTGAGTCGATGGGCAGCAAGCCGTTGCCAAAACGTGTGAGCTTTATCATCAGCACTCAAATGGATTATGCTGAGCAAAAAGGTCTGGTCGGCAAAGACAACGCCCATGTGGTGCATAATTTAGACGATGCCTTAACGCAAGCGGCCAGCCTTGCTCATGGTGCTCACCTTGATACGATTTGGGTCATTGGTGGTGAGCGTGTATTCAATGATGCGTTGATGTATACCGATCGTATTGAGCTGACACACGTCAATACTGATATTGCTGATGGCGATGCTTTTTATCCTGAACTACCAGAGCGCTTCAAAGCAGTAAAAGAGTCTGAGCAAATGCACGATGACAAAAGTGCTTTAAGCTTTAAGTTTGTGACTTATAAAGTAGAAGCCTAA
- the uvrC gene encoding excinuclease ABC subunit UvrC, giving the protein MVNVSASSPVDDKKARLKHLIQRLPNLPGVYKMLGKNGDILYVGKAKSLKSRVNSYFAKTIDHPKTRALVARIHNIETIITRSETEALLLEQNLIKEHRPPYNVLLRDDKSYLYVFISADKPYPRLAYGRGKGNHQKGRFFGPFPSAHAAKETLVLMQKMFQMRQCTNTFFKQRKRPCLEYQIKRCRAPCVGLVSPEEYSEDVNNTIRFLKGDSGDIHSTLIEKMEGAAEALDFEKAVFYRDQLSMLREVQARQAVYTVEGEADVIAIASQAGMTCVNVLTVRGGRVLGGKNYFPDVDSSEPLADNLSAFITSFYFQVTDDLPAEIILSHELPDQNAVGEALATHFGSKVVIKTSVREHRSEWLDLAKLNTNNALKTKLGDYLELHARFGALKDVLTNVTERTIDRIECFDISHTMGEATIGSCVVFDQGGSRRRDYRQYAIHDIQGGDDYAAMKQVLTRRYKKQPLPDLLLIDGGKGQLGIAKEVLTELGILGDTLLISVAKGEGRKAGLEVLHFIDHEPLDLPMDSKALHLLMHIRDEAHRFAITAHRKKRDKRRSSSVLEVIPGLGEKRRRDLLNHFGGMQQLLGASQQELAGVQGIGPVLAKTVYKVLHE; this is encoded by the coding sequence ATGGTCAATGTCTCAGCATCGAGTCCCGTCGACGATAAAAAAGCCCGCCTTAAGCATTTGATTCAACGTCTACCGAACCTACCTGGGGTATATAAAATGCTGGGTAAAAATGGGGATATTTTGTACGTTGGTAAAGCAAAATCTCTAAAAAGCCGTGTGAACAGCTATTTTGCCAAGACGATTGATCATCCAAAAACACGGGCGCTGGTGGCTCGTATTCATAACATCGAAACCATCATTACTCGTAGCGAAACGGAAGCGCTGCTACTTGAGCAAAACCTGATTAAAGAGCATCGTCCTCCTTACAATGTGCTATTGCGTGATGATAAATCTTATCTTTATGTGTTTATCTCAGCGGATAAGCCGTATCCAAGATTGGCTTATGGTCGCGGCAAAGGTAATCATCAAAAAGGTCGATTTTTTGGCCCATTCCCCTCAGCCCATGCTGCCAAAGAAACGCTGGTATTGATGCAAAAAATGTTTCAAATGCGTCAATGCACCAATACTTTTTTTAAGCAGCGTAAGCGTCCTTGTCTTGAGTATCAGATTAAGCGTTGCCGTGCGCCTTGTGTGGGTTTGGTGTCACCCGAGGAATATAGCGAAGATGTCAATAACACCATTCGCTTTTTGAAGGGCGATTCTGGTGATATCCATAGCACGTTGATTGAAAAAATGGAGGGCGCTGCTGAAGCATTGGATTTTGAAAAGGCGGTGTTTTATCGCGATCAGCTGTCAATGCTGCGAGAAGTACAAGCGCGGCAGGCGGTTTATACGGTAGAAGGCGAGGCTGATGTGATTGCCATTGCCAGTCAAGCAGGTATGACTTGCGTCAATGTATTGACCGTACGCGGCGGGCGTGTGTTGGGTGGTAAAAATTACTTCCCTGATGTCGATAGTAGCGAGCCACTAGCGGACAACTTATCGGCGTTCATCACCTCGTTTTATTTTCAGGTGACCGATGACTTGCCAGCAGAGATTATTTTAAGTCATGAGCTACCTGACCAAAATGCGGTTGGTGAAGCGCTGGCGACACATTTTGGCAGTAAGGTGGTCATCAAGACTAGCGTGCGTGAGCATCGGTCAGAATGGTTGGATTTAGCAAAATTAAATACCAACAACGCCCTAAAAACCAAACTGGGCGATTATTTAGAGCTGCATGCGCGTTTTGGTGCGCTAAAAGATGTATTAACCAATGTTACAGAGCGCACCATTGATCGGATTGAGTGTTTTGATATTTCGCATACGATGGGTGAGGCTACGATTGGTAGCTGCGTGGTCTTTGATCAAGGGGGTTCGCGTCGTCGCGATTATCGCCAGTACGCCATTCATGACATTCAAGGCGGTGATGACTATGCCGCGATGAAACAAGTCTTGACGCGTCGCTATAAAAAACAACCATTGCCTGATTTGTTGCTCATTGATGGGGGTAAAGGCCAGCTTGGTATCGCAAAAGAAGTGCTGACAGAGCTGGGTATCTTGGGAGATACGCTGCTCATCAGTGTGGCAAAAGGCGAGGGGCGTAAAGCAGGTCTTGAAGTCTTGCACTTTATCGATCATGAGCCGTTAGATCTGCCGATGGACAGTAAGGCATTGCATTTATTGATGCATATTCGTGATGAGGCGCATCGTTTTGCCATTACTGCGCACCGTAAGAAGCGTGACAAGCGCCGCTCGTCGTCAGTGCTGGAGGTTATACCAGGGTTGGGTGAAAAGCGCCGTCGTGACTTACTCAATCACTTTGGTGGTATGCAGCAACTACTTGGTGCATCCCAGCAAGAGCTGGCAGGCGTACAAGGGATTGGGCCTGTACTTGCAAAAACCGTCTATAAAGTATTGCATGAGTAA
- a CDS encoding DUF3360 family protein, with translation MSDTQLPTSGANPQHPTPSDNDLHASYVDLHEPSSDFENRDAYLNHELQIMQPKRWRPNLPFRDYRFEYEDTIPAMAATIGKVVMVGAIAATFAGPLGLSDAFVLENVRYELLIVSFFVILFSGFLLPTANLAGTHGPLIPLIPIVVATGGHPMAFGLLIGAFGLLLAISKGGSLLANLTSKGVCGGLLLYLGFIGTTSQVKNLFAWAEGIGMAHIAFVVILLTIILYAVLENFQKRWLAVPLSCLLGGGVAFAMGAPFAFETAPGLPNMNPMYWWGENTGWMLGLPTVESFIVVLPFAVLAVAMWSPDFLGHQVFQKISYPKRTERVLMDIDDTMTSASIRQVAGSILGGANFASSWGTYIVPAAIAKRPIPAGAVLTGLFCLIAGIWGYPMDLAIWEPVMCVALIVGVFIPLLEAGMEMTREGKTTQSAAIVVFASALVNPAFGWSITLVLDNLGLIGSKERSANLSKMSRWIIPVVTFVILTGVMAIVGMLPGIPALLPNFRH, from the coding sequence ATGAGTGATACACAGCTTCCCACTTCAGGAGCCAATCCGCAGCACCCAACCCCCTCTGATAATGATTTACACGCAAGCTATGTAGATTTGCATGAGCCCAGTTCAGATTTTGAAAATCGTGATGCTTACTTAAATCATGAACTACAGATCATGCAGCCAAAACGCTGGCGGCCTAATTTGCCGTTCCGCGATTATCGTTTTGAGTATGAAGATACCATTCCAGCGATGGCCGCAACCATTGGAAAAGTGGTGATGGTCGGTGCTATTGCGGCAACTTTTGCAGGGCCGTTAGGTTTAAGCGATGCATTTGTTTTAGAAAATGTACGCTATGAGCTTTTGATAGTTTCATTTTTTGTGATTTTATTTTCAGGGTTTTTACTACCGACTGCCAACCTTGCTGGTACTCATGGTCCGCTTATCCCACTTATTCCTATTGTCGTTGCTACGGGTGGTCACCCCATGGCATTTGGTTTGCTCATTGGCGCTTTTGGTTTGCTGCTGGCAATCAGTAAAGGAGGCAGTTTGCTGGCAAACTTGACCAGCAAAGGCGTGTGTGGCGGTTTGCTACTTTATCTGGGTTTTATCGGAACCACCTCTCAAGTCAAAAATCTATTTGCTTGGGCCGAAGGTATTGGCATGGCACATATTGCTTTTGTGGTGATTCTTCTGACGATTATCCTCTATGCGGTGCTAGAGAATTTTCAAAAGCGCTGGCTTGCGGTTCCTCTCAGCTGTTTATTAGGCGGCGGCGTTGCGTTTGCTATGGGGGCACCATTTGCATTTGAAACGGCGCCTGGATTACCAAACATGAACCCAATGTACTGGTGGGGTGAAAATACGGGTTGGATGTTGGGGTTACCCACAGTTGAAAGCTTTATTGTGGTCTTGCCATTTGCGGTACTAGCGGTAGCCATGTGGTCACCAGACTTCTTAGGTCATCAAGTATTCCAAAAAATCAGCTATCCAAAACGTACTGAACGTGTGCTTATGGATATCGATGATACGATGACCAGTGCTTCTATTCGTCAAGTTGCAGGCTCAATACTTGGTGGCGCAAACTTTGCGTCATCGTGGGGAACTTATATTGTGCCCGCAGCGATTGCCAAGCGTCCCATTCCCGCAGGAGCAGTTTTAACAGGGCTGTTTTGTCTTATCGCTGGTATTTGGGGCTATCCTATGGATCTGGCCATCTGGGAACCGGTTATGTGTGTGGCGTTGATCGTTGGGGTCTTTATTCCGCTTCTTGAGGCGGGGATGGAGATGACACGTGAAGGTAAAACAACGCAGTCTGCTGCCATTGTGGTATTTGCGTCAGCCTTAGTAAATCCAGCTTTTGGTTGGTCAATTACTTTGGTATTAGATAACTTAGGTCTTATTGGTTCAAAAGAGCGCAGTGCCAACCTGTCGAAAATGAGTCGCTGGATTATTCCTGTCGTTACTTTTGTGATCTTAACTGGGGTTATGGCAATCGTCGGCATGTTGCCTGGTATTCCAGCGTTATTACCGAATTTTCGTCACTAG
- a CDS encoding DUF4442 domain-containing protein — protein MSLLPINFETLKRKAKKNIMPLLTPHLLKLRINTYAPYVGAGIKIDHIDLDQGLCVVSMGLNSLNKNIVGTQFGGSLYSMVDPFYMLILMHQLGNSYVVWDKSSHIEFIAPGNSKVTTRMKIPSSEIMTIQELAKDGDAVFREYQADIVDDQQKVIATITKTIYIRLRKYSKSKDQSSRIENLDD, from the coding sequence ATGAGTTTACTACCCATCAACTTTGAGACATTAAAACGCAAAGCCAAAAAGAACATCATGCCGTTGCTAACGCCTCATTTGCTCAAGCTGCGTATCAATACGTATGCACCCTATGTTGGCGCGGGTATCAAAATTGATCATATCGACCTTGATCAAGGGCTTTGCGTGGTGAGTATGGGATTGAATAGCCTGAATAAAAACATCGTTGGCACACAGTTTGGTGGCAGCTTGTACTCAATGGTTGATCCATTTTATATGCTGATACTCATGCACCAACTGGGCAACAGTTACGTGGTCTGGGATAAAAGCTCGCACATTGAATTTATTGCGCCAGGTAATAGCAAAGTAACCACGCGAATGAAGATACCCAGCTCTGAGATTATGACTATCCAAGAGCTGGCAAAAGATGGCGATGCTGTGTTTCGTGAATACCAAGCCGATATCGTCGATGATCAGCAAAAAGTGATCGCCACGATTACTAAGACAATATATATTCGATTACGTAAGTACAGTAAGTCTAAAGATCAAAGTAGTCGCATAGAAAATCTAGATGACTAG
- the rplS gene encoding 50S ribosomal protein L19: MSNKHPLVQVIENAQLLERPNFAPGDTVVVQVKVREGERERLQAFEGIVIAKRNRGVNSAFTVRKISSGVGVERAFQLHSPIIDSIEVKRRGAVRRAKLYYLRERSGKSARIREKLPARSAQKKTDAGVPNAVDTAPGI, translated from the coding sequence ATGAGCAACAAGCATCCATTGGTTCAGGTCATCGAAAACGCTCAATTGCTTGAGCGCCCAAACTTTGCACCCGGCGATACCGTTGTGGTTCAAGTAAAAGTACGTGAAGGTGAGCGTGAGCGTCTACAGGCTTTTGAAGGCATTGTAATCGCTAAGCGTAACCGCGGTGTAAACTCAGCGTTCACTGTACGTAAAATCTCAAGCGGCGTTGGTGTTGAGCGTGCATTCCAATTGCATTCACCAATCATTGACAGTATTGAAGTGAAACGCCGTGGTGCTGTTCGCCGTGCGAAACTGTACTACTTACGTGAGCGTTCTGGTAAATCAGCACGTATCCGCGAAAAGCTTCCTGCTCGTTCAGCTCAGAAAAAAACTGACGCTGGCGTACCTAATGCAGTTGACACTGCGCCTGGTATTTAA
- the trmD gene encoding tRNA (guanosine(37)-N1)-methyltransferase TrmD — protein MYCAVISIFPEMFATIREFGITGRAVTQGQVTIDCINPRDYTEDNYRRIDERPYGGGPGMVMMAEPLSKAIEDARLRAGQYGCRVDSEYCPVIYMSPQGQTLNESSVVSMAKYDGMILLCGRYEGIDERLLSQYVDMEISIGDYVLTGGELPAMVLMDSVIRRLPDTMGDDKSAEQDSFVDGLLDCPHYTKPHEFAGMAVPEVLLSGHHANIAKWRFSQQVSRTQSRRPDLWQAFTPTVEQAKWLKALAKANKK, from the coding sequence ATGTATTGTGCTGTCATTAGTATTTTCCCCGAGATGTTTGCTACGATTCGTGAGTTTGGTATTACGGGTCGGGCGGTTACTCAGGGACAAGTTACGATTGATTGTATTAATCCACGTGATTATACCGAGGATAACTATCGTCGCATTGACGAACGCCCGTATGGTGGTGGTCCTGGAATGGTGATGATGGCTGAGCCATTATCAAAAGCTATTGAGGATGCGCGCTTGCGTGCTGGTCAGTACGGTTGCCGTGTCGACAGTGAGTATTGTCCGGTGATTTATATGTCGCCACAAGGACAAACGCTTAATGAAAGCAGCGTGGTCAGTATGGCTAAGTATGACGGCATGATTCTACTATGCGGTCGTTACGAAGGTATTGATGAGCGTTTGCTGTCGCAGTATGTTGATATGGAAATATCGATTGGCGATTATGTGCTGACAGGTGGTGAACTGCCAGCAATGGTACTGATGGATAGTGTGATACGTCGTTTGCCTGATACCATGGGTGATGATAAGTCAGCTGAGCAAGACTCCTTTGTTGATGGATTGCTTGACTGCCCACATTATACTAAGCCCCACGAGTTTGCAGGTATGGCAGTGCCGGAAGTGTTACTTTCAGGTCACCATGCCAATATCGCTAAGTGGCGCTTTAGTCAGCAAGTCAGTCGCACGCAATCGCGTCGTCCAGACTTATGGCAAGCGTTTACACCAACGGTAGAGCAAGCAAAATGGTTAAAAGCATTGGCAAAAGCAAATAAAAAGTAG